Genomic DNA from Anaerolineae bacterium:
GCGTGCCCAAACCACCTTGACGCCCCGGCGCTCGTTTTCCTGAACAATATGCAGTTCAAGATTGAGTGAGCGATACAGCCGGGCGCGTTCGGTGCTGCTGAGGGTTGCACGGGTGATACTGTTGGCTTGGGCGTCCATTGCATCCTGTAAATGGTAAATCCACAAGACACCACATCCCCATCTACTAACCGTGTCCTGAATCTGGCGCATAGCCAGGGCTTTGGCCTTAAAAGATGCGATTCGATTTTTGTTCAGCCCAGCGTCATTATCAATAACGGCCTGGGTCACAAGAGGGGTGATGATGGCGGTTAGACTATCTACGACAATCGTCGCAACGTCTGACTCGGCCATGTTTTCGTTCAATAGCCGGGTGATAATTTCAGGGTTGGTGTTGTCGGCCGGATTGTCGCTCAGCCGGTACACGTCGCCCCTGGCCAGGGTAACCACTTCAGCAAAACGGTTGTCCGCGTCAATGGGCAAAAGTGGAGTCCGCATCTGAGTCGCAAAAGTGGACTTGCCGCTGCCGGGATAGCCAACCAATGCCCACAAGCGTGGGGGATATTTTTGGATTTGGAATTTCTTGAAAGCCATGACTTTCTCCTTTATGAATTATTACCGGGTAATAATGTCGGTTTTTCTAAGAGGTTTTGGGGGTTTTGGGGGTTTTGGTTCTGTCCCCTGACACCCCCAAAACCTCATTAGATTAGTATTTATATAGTTATGGGGTATAAAAATACAATACCCAATACCCCAAAACTACCTTGCCAATTTGTAGCGAGTCGTCCGTCGCCCGCCTTTTGCGCCTGGTTTTTGTTCGATTATTTGAACCATCGCTGTTTTTTCAAGCTGACAAAGCGCATCTTCGATTTCATCTGGCGTTCTATCCTTCATCGCTTTGTACAAATCGCGCAACGTCGCGCCTTGTGGTTCGTGCCGGCCAAGCTGTCTGATGATGCGTTCCTGGAGCGTGCTAAAATCAGTCTGGTTGCTCATTTCCAAGACGCGGTGTGCGCTCGCCCGCCATTTTTCGCAAATAGCTACAGCGTGAGCAAAATGATAACTCTCGATGACCGGCGCGGGTTCGTCGTTCCAGTCCAGCGCGGCCAGGATGGTAGCCACTTTCAGAACCTGGACAGGCAACCGGCCATAGCTGCCGTGCAGCCTTGAATCAAGGTCGCCGGTCAACAAGTCAAAACTTACTGCTCTGTTGTACCGACTCCAGTCCTGAAACACCCCAGACGCGAAAGTGACATCCAGCGCCGGCGGCGGTTCGGGCCAGGTTGAGCCAGGCAAACGATTTAACAACCGACTTAAACCGGCGCTCAATTCTCCGGGTTCGTCAACGTGTCCGGGTTCAGCCCATTCCGGCCTTGTTTCTGGCGTCAAAATAGCGAATCGCGGCCAGAAACCCATTGCCCAAAGCCGCGAATTGT
This window encodes:
- a CDS encoding AAA family ATPase, which translates into the protein MAFKKFQIQKYPPRLWALVGYPGSGKSTFATQMRTPLLPIDADNRFAEVVTLARGDVYRLSDNPADNTNPEIITRLLNENMAESDVATIVVDSLTAIITPLVTQAVIDNDAGLNKNRIASFKAKALAMRQIQDTVSRWGCGVLWIYHLQDAMDAQANSITRATLSSTERARLYRSLNLELHIVQENERRGVKVVWARRGRSGMTLWDESGMWAGMPEKIESAVYDGLTESDQEQIEKQSPALFPNPEAAIAWGFEQGAFSALQHARNAYQKLRTEKQPKNAQEMATLWADEVRHRLADLALADDQARDSATSEQPALFGEVESGPNYYGAEN